One window from the genome of Indicator indicator isolate 239-I01 chromosome 6, UM_Iind_1.1, whole genome shotgun sequence encodes:
- the RIPOR2 gene encoding rho family-interacting cell polarization regulator 2 isoform X2 yields the protein MSIGSHSFSPGGPNGIIRSQSFAGFSGLQERRSRCNSFIENSSALKKPQAKVKKMHNLGHKNSTTSKEPQPKRMEEVYRALKSGLDEYLEVHQTELDKLTTQLKDMKRNSRLGVLYDLDKQIKAVERYMRRLEFHISKVDELYEAYCIQRRLCDGASKMKQAFAMSPASKAARESLTEINRSYKEYTENMCTIEAELENLLGEFCIKMKGLAGFARLCPGDQYEIFMRYGRQRWKLKGKIEVNGKQSWDGEEMVFLPLIVGLISIKVTEVKGLATHILVGSVTCETKDLFAARPQVVAVDINDLGTIKLNLEITWYPFDVEDLTPSTGNVSKTSALQRRMSMYSQGTPETPTFKDHSFFSNLPDDVFENGTVTTEKRPLSFTFGDLPYEDHMPPANSAESSSALVSSSPDITTTPTQHQALNSSKSSSLDCSSSDSCRDSVAEPKDLPPQGKGAADENKATPRVAPEVCQKPSDAGSDHVFIETSVPVSLLQDTDEGSELKPVELDTYEGNITKQLVKRLTSAEAPMTPERLPCEGSISGESEGYKSYLDGSIEEALQGLLLALEPHKEQYKEFQDLDQEVMHLDDILKCKPAVSRSRSSSLSLTVESALESFDFLNTSDFDDEDGGGVEVCNGGGGADSVFSDTEIEKNSYRTEHPEARGHLSEALTEDTGVGTSVAGSPLPLTTGNDSLDVTIVKHLQYCTQLIQQIVFSSKTPFVTRDLLDKLSKQILVVENIAEISTENLGNITSLTDAIPEFHKKLSLLAFWMKCTGPSGVYHTSADKMMKQLDINFATTVNEECPGLAETVFRILVSQILDRTEPVLYSSMSSEIITVFQYYNYFASHSVNDLGSYLLQLAKEASVVQVLQSVKDGKLQQNVAKINSNNLPPQQEVLRALALLLNENKNEVSETVASLLTATAENRHFREKALIYYCEALTQPNLQLQKAACLALRYLKATESIRMLVTLCQSDNEEIRKVASETLLSLGEDGRLAYEQLDKFPREFVKVGSRRGTEAATAF from the exons ATGTCAATAGGATCACATTCATTCTCTCCAGGAGGTCCTAATGGGATTATTAGAAGTCAGTCCTTCGCTGGCTTCAGCGGGCTTCAAGAGAGACGCTCCAG GTGTAACTCCTTCATTGAAAATTCCTCTGCCCTCAAGAAGCCCCAAGCAAAGGTGAAGAAAATGCATAATTTGGGCCATAAGAACAGCACCACGTCCAAAGAGCCTCAGCCTAAAAGGATGGAAGAGGTCTACCGAGCCCTGAAGAGTGGCCTGGA TGAGTATCTGGAAGTTCACCAGACAGAGCTGGATAAGTTGACTACTCAGTTAAAAGATATGAAAAGAAACTCACGCCTG GGAGTCCTGTATGATTTAGATAAG CAAATCAAAGCGGTCGAAAGATACATGAGAAGGCTGGAGTTCCACATTAGCAAG GTGGATGAACTTTATGAAGCCTATTGTATCCAAAGACGTCTCTGTGATGGTGCCAGCAAAATGAAGCAAGCCTTTGCAATGTCTCCTGCCAGCAAAGCAGCTCGAGAGAGTTTAACTGAAATTAATAGGAGTTACAAGGAGTACACAGAG AACATGTGTACCATagaagcagagctggaaaacCTATTGGGGGAGTTTTGCATCAAGATGAAAG GTCTGGCTGGCTTCGCTCGGCTCTGCCCAGGAGATCAGTACGAG atttTCATGCGTTATGGTCGCCAGCGCTGGAAACTGAAAGGCAAAATAGAAGTGAATGGCAAGCAGAGCTGGGACGGAGAAGAAATGGTTTTCCTCCCTCTCATTGTTGGGCTGATCTCCATTAAG GTCACAGAAGTTAAAGGACTTGCTACTCACATCCTGGTGGGAAGTGTTACTTGTGAGACAAAAGACCTGTTTGCAGCTCGGCCTCAGGTGGTTGCAGTAGACATTAACGACCTTGGCACAATAAAGCTGAACCTTGAAATCACCTGGTA CCCCTTTGATGTTGAAGACTTGACCCCATCCACTGGAAATGTGAGCAAGACAtctgctctccagaggagaatgTCCATGTACAGCCAAGGCACTCCTGAAACACCAACTTTCAAGGACCACTCATTCTTT TCAAATTTGCCTGATGATGTCTTTGAAAACGGAACAGTGACCACCGAGAAGCGAcctctttctttcacttttggCGACCTGCCTTACGAAGACCACATGCCCCCTGCTAACTCAGCAGAGTCGTCTTCTGCTCTTGTCAGCTCCAGTCCTGACATCACCACAACCCCCACCCAGCACCAAGCTCTCAACTCCTCCAAGAGCTCAAGCCTGGACTGTAGCAGCAGTGATTCCTGCAGAGACTCTGTCGCTGAGCCGAAGGACCTGCCACCCCAGGGAAAGGGAGCAGCAGATGAGAACAAGGCCACCCCAAGGGTAGCTCCTGAAGTTTGCCAAAAACCCTCTGATGCTGGGAGTGATCATGTCTTTATAGAAACAAGTGTCCCAGTGTCTCTCCTGCAGGACACAGATGAAGGTTCAGAGCTCAAGCCTGTGGAGCTGGATACCTATGAGGGCAACATCACAAAGCAGCTGGTAAAAAGGCTTACATCAGCAGAGGCACCCATGaccccagagaggctgccatGTGAGGGATCAATTAGTGGGGAATCAGAAGGATATAAGTCTTACCTCGATGGAAGCATTGAAGAAGCACTGCAAGGTCTTCTCTTAGCTCTTGAGCCTCACAAAGAGCAGTATAAAGAGTTTCAGGACTTGGACCAAGAAGTGATGCATCTAGATGACATCCTAAAA TGCAAGCCAGCAGTAAGCCGAAGCAGGTCCTCCAGTTTAAGTCTAACAGTTGAAAGTGCTTTAGAAAGCTTtgatttcctgaacacctctgaCTTTGATGATGaggatggtggtggtgtggagGTTTGTAATGGTGGAGGAGGTGCAGACTCGGTATTTTCAGATACTGAGATTGAGAAGAATAG TTACAGGACAGAGCACCCGGAAGCCAGAGGCCACCTGAGTGAAGCTCTCACAGAGGACACAGGTGTGGGCACCAGCGTAGCTGGCAGCCCTCTGCCCCTGACCACAGGGAACGACAGCCTCGATGTAACCATAGTTAAGCACTTGCAGTACTGCACACAGCTCATTCAG CAAATTGTGTTCTCCAGTAAGACACCATTTGTGACAAGAGACCTGCTGGATAAGCTGTCCAAGCAGATCCTAGTGGTGGAGAATATTGCAGAGATCAGCACTGAGAACTTGGGAAACATCACCTCCCTTACTGATG CAATTCCAGAGTTCCACAAGAAGCTGTCACTGCTGGCATTCTGGATGAAGTGTACTGGCCCTTCAGGAGTGTATCACACATCTGCAGACAAGATGATGAAACAGCTGGATATCAATTTTGCTACCACTGTCAATGAGGAGTGTCCAGGGCTAGCAGAAACAG TCTTCAGGATCCTGGTGTCTCAGATCCTGGATCGGACAGAGCCTGTCCTCTACTCCAGCATGTCCTCCGAGATCATCACTGTCTTTCAATATTACAATTATTTTGCCAGCCATAGCGTTAATGACCTTGGAAGCTATTTGCTGCAGCTTGCAAAAGAAG CCTCTGTGGTTCAGGTGCTGCAGTCAGTGAAAGACGGAAAACTGCAGCAAAATGTGGCCAAAATAAACTCCAATAATCTTCCACCACAGCAAGAAGTTTTGAGAGCTTTGGCTTTGCTTctcaatgaaaacaaaaatgaagtcAGTGAGACTGTGGCATCACTTCtgacagccacagcagaaaACAGGCACTTCAGGGAGAAG GCCTTGATTTATTACTGTGAAGCACTAACCCAGCCCAAtctccagctgcagaaagcagcttgcTTGGCTCTAAGATACCTCAAG GCTACTGAGAGCATTAGAATGCTGGTCACACTCTGCCAGTCTGACAATGAAGAGATCAGAAAAGTGGCGTCCGAAACCCTGCTCTCACTTG GTGAAGATGGGAGACTGGCATATGAACAGCTGGACAAATTTCCCCGGGAATTTGTTAAAGTTGGAAGCAGACGTGGAACTGAAGCAGCCACAGCTTTCTAG
- the RIPOR2 gene encoding rho family-interacting cell polarization regulator 2 isoform X1, producing MSIGSHSFSPGGPNGIIRSQSFAGFSGLQERRSRCNSFIENSSALKKPQAKVKKMHNLGHKNSTTSKEPQPKRMEEVYRALKSGLDEYLEVHQTELDKLTTQLKDMKRNSRLGVLYDLDKQIKAVERYMRRLEFHISKVDELYEAYCIQRRLCDGASKMKQAFAMSPASKAARESLTEINRSYKEYTENMCTIEAELENLLGEFCIKMKGLAGFARLCPGDQYEIFMRYGRQRWKLKGKIEVNGKQSWDGEEMVFLPLIVGLISIKVTEVKGLATHILVGSVTCETKDLFAARPQVVAVDINDLGTIKLNLEITWYPFDVEDLTPSTGNVSKTSALQRRMSMYSQGTPETPTFKDHSFFKWLHPLQERPKLTLLDALQDTFFDKLRRSRSFSDLPSLRLSPQAGLELYSNLPDDVFENGTVTTEKRPLSFTFGDLPYEDHMPPANSAESSSALVSSSPDITTTPTQHQALNSSKSSSLDCSSSDSCRDSVAEPKDLPPQGKGAADENKATPRVAPEVCQKPSDAGSDHVFIETSVPVSLLQDTDEGSELKPVELDTYEGNITKQLVKRLTSAEAPMTPERLPCEGSISGESEGYKSYLDGSIEEALQGLLLALEPHKEQYKEFQDLDQEVMHLDDILKCKPAVSRSRSSSLSLTVESALESFDFLNTSDFDDEDGGGVEVCNGGGGADSVFSDTEIEKNSYRTEHPEARGHLSEALTEDTGVGTSVAGSPLPLTTGNDSLDVTIVKHLQYCTQLIQQIVFSSKTPFVTRDLLDKLSKQILVVENIAEISTENLGNITSLTDAIPEFHKKLSLLAFWMKCTGPSGVYHTSADKMMKQLDINFATTVNEECPGLAETVFRILVSQILDRTEPVLYSSMSSEIITVFQYYNYFASHSVNDLGSYLLQLAKEASVVQVLQSVKDGKLQQNVAKINSNNLPPQQEVLRALALLLNENKNEVSETVASLLTATAENRHFREKALIYYCEALTQPNLQLQKAACLALRYLKATESIRMLVTLCQSDNEEIRKVASETLLSLGEDGRLAYEQLDKFPREFVKVGSRRGTEAATAF from the exons ATGTCAATAGGATCACATTCATTCTCTCCAGGAGGTCCTAATGGGATTATTAGAAGTCAGTCCTTCGCTGGCTTCAGCGGGCTTCAAGAGAGACGCTCCAG GTGTAACTCCTTCATTGAAAATTCCTCTGCCCTCAAGAAGCCCCAAGCAAAGGTGAAGAAAATGCATAATTTGGGCCATAAGAACAGCACCACGTCCAAAGAGCCTCAGCCTAAAAGGATGGAAGAGGTCTACCGAGCCCTGAAGAGTGGCCTGGA TGAGTATCTGGAAGTTCACCAGACAGAGCTGGATAAGTTGACTACTCAGTTAAAAGATATGAAAAGAAACTCACGCCTG GGAGTCCTGTATGATTTAGATAAG CAAATCAAAGCGGTCGAAAGATACATGAGAAGGCTGGAGTTCCACATTAGCAAG GTGGATGAACTTTATGAAGCCTATTGTATCCAAAGACGTCTCTGTGATGGTGCCAGCAAAATGAAGCAAGCCTTTGCAATGTCTCCTGCCAGCAAAGCAGCTCGAGAGAGTTTAACTGAAATTAATAGGAGTTACAAGGAGTACACAGAG AACATGTGTACCATagaagcagagctggaaaacCTATTGGGGGAGTTTTGCATCAAGATGAAAG GTCTGGCTGGCTTCGCTCGGCTCTGCCCAGGAGATCAGTACGAG atttTCATGCGTTATGGTCGCCAGCGCTGGAAACTGAAAGGCAAAATAGAAGTGAATGGCAAGCAGAGCTGGGACGGAGAAGAAATGGTTTTCCTCCCTCTCATTGTTGGGCTGATCTCCATTAAG GTCACAGAAGTTAAAGGACTTGCTACTCACATCCTGGTGGGAAGTGTTACTTGTGAGACAAAAGACCTGTTTGCAGCTCGGCCTCAGGTGGTTGCAGTAGACATTAACGACCTTGGCACAATAAAGCTGAACCTTGAAATCACCTGGTA CCCCTTTGATGTTGAAGACTTGACCCCATCCACTGGAAATGTGAGCAAGACAtctgctctccagaggagaatgTCCATGTACAGCCAAGGCACTCCTGAAACACCAACTTTCAAGGACCACTCATTCTTT AAGTGGCTGCATCCTCTGCAAGAGAGGCCAAAGTTGACACTCTTAGATGCTCTGCAAGACACTTTCTTTGACAAGCTTCGTCGCAGTCGCTCTTTTAGTGACCTGCCATCGCTCAGACTAAGCCCACAAGCAGGGCTAGAGCTATAT TCAAATTTGCCTGATGATGTCTTTGAAAACGGAACAGTGACCACCGAGAAGCGAcctctttctttcacttttggCGACCTGCCTTACGAAGACCACATGCCCCCTGCTAACTCAGCAGAGTCGTCTTCTGCTCTTGTCAGCTCCAGTCCTGACATCACCACAACCCCCACCCAGCACCAAGCTCTCAACTCCTCCAAGAGCTCAAGCCTGGACTGTAGCAGCAGTGATTCCTGCAGAGACTCTGTCGCTGAGCCGAAGGACCTGCCACCCCAGGGAAAGGGAGCAGCAGATGAGAACAAGGCCACCCCAAGGGTAGCTCCTGAAGTTTGCCAAAAACCCTCTGATGCTGGGAGTGATCATGTCTTTATAGAAACAAGTGTCCCAGTGTCTCTCCTGCAGGACACAGATGAAGGTTCAGAGCTCAAGCCTGTGGAGCTGGATACCTATGAGGGCAACATCACAAAGCAGCTGGTAAAAAGGCTTACATCAGCAGAGGCACCCATGaccccagagaggctgccatGTGAGGGATCAATTAGTGGGGAATCAGAAGGATATAAGTCTTACCTCGATGGAAGCATTGAAGAAGCACTGCAAGGTCTTCTCTTAGCTCTTGAGCCTCACAAAGAGCAGTATAAAGAGTTTCAGGACTTGGACCAAGAAGTGATGCATCTAGATGACATCCTAAAA TGCAAGCCAGCAGTAAGCCGAAGCAGGTCCTCCAGTTTAAGTCTAACAGTTGAAAGTGCTTTAGAAAGCTTtgatttcctgaacacctctgaCTTTGATGATGaggatggtggtggtgtggagGTTTGTAATGGTGGAGGAGGTGCAGACTCGGTATTTTCAGATACTGAGATTGAGAAGAATAG TTACAGGACAGAGCACCCGGAAGCCAGAGGCCACCTGAGTGAAGCTCTCACAGAGGACACAGGTGTGGGCACCAGCGTAGCTGGCAGCCCTCTGCCCCTGACCACAGGGAACGACAGCCTCGATGTAACCATAGTTAAGCACTTGCAGTACTGCACACAGCTCATTCAG CAAATTGTGTTCTCCAGTAAGACACCATTTGTGACAAGAGACCTGCTGGATAAGCTGTCCAAGCAGATCCTAGTGGTGGAGAATATTGCAGAGATCAGCACTGAGAACTTGGGAAACATCACCTCCCTTACTGATG CAATTCCAGAGTTCCACAAGAAGCTGTCACTGCTGGCATTCTGGATGAAGTGTACTGGCCCTTCAGGAGTGTATCACACATCTGCAGACAAGATGATGAAACAGCTGGATATCAATTTTGCTACCACTGTCAATGAGGAGTGTCCAGGGCTAGCAGAAACAG TCTTCAGGATCCTGGTGTCTCAGATCCTGGATCGGACAGAGCCTGTCCTCTACTCCAGCATGTCCTCCGAGATCATCACTGTCTTTCAATATTACAATTATTTTGCCAGCCATAGCGTTAATGACCTTGGAAGCTATTTGCTGCAGCTTGCAAAAGAAG CCTCTGTGGTTCAGGTGCTGCAGTCAGTGAAAGACGGAAAACTGCAGCAAAATGTGGCCAAAATAAACTCCAATAATCTTCCACCACAGCAAGAAGTTTTGAGAGCTTTGGCTTTGCTTctcaatgaaaacaaaaatgaagtcAGTGAGACTGTGGCATCACTTCtgacagccacagcagaaaACAGGCACTTCAGGGAGAAG GCCTTGATTTATTACTGTGAAGCACTAACCCAGCCCAAtctccagctgcagaaagcagcttgcTTGGCTCTAAGATACCTCAAG GCTACTGAGAGCATTAGAATGCTGGTCACACTCTGCCAGTCTGACAATGAAGAGATCAGAAAAGTGGCGTCCGAAACCCTGCTCTCACTTG GTGAAGATGGGAGACTGGCATATGAACAGCTGGACAAATTTCCCCGGGAATTTGTTAAAGTTGGAAGCAGACGTGGAACTGAAGCAGCCACAGCTTTCTAG